Proteins found in one Saccharomyces kudriavzevii IFO 1802 strain IFO1802 genome assembly, chromosome: 11 genomic segment:
- the ACP1 gene encoding acyl carrier protein (similar to Saccharomyces cerevisiae ACP1 (YKL192C); ancestral locus Anc_4.297): MFRSVCRISPRIASSAYRAIMGRPVVAKTLAQRFYSANVSKDQVSQRVVDVIKAFDKNSPNIANKQISSDTQFHKDLGLDSLDTVELLVAIEEEFDIEIPDKVADDLRSVGETVDYIASNPDAN, from the coding sequence ATTGCATCTTCTGCGTACCGCGCCATAATGGGCCGTCCTGTCGTGGCCAAAACACTCGCACAAAGGTTCTACTCCGCCAACGTGAGCAAAGACCAGGTCTCTCAGAGAGTCGTAGACGTCATCAAGGCTTTTGACAAAAACTCGCCCAACATTGCCAACAAACAGATCTCCAGCGACACTCAGTTCCACAAGGACTTGGGGTTGGACTCCCTGGACACTGTAGAGCTGCTTGTGgccattgaagaagaattcGACATCGAAATCCCGGACAAAGTGGCTGATGACTTGAGAAGTGTGGGTGAAACAGTCGACTATATCGCTTCCAACCCCGACGCGAACTAA